From Schistocerca gregaria isolate iqSchGreg1 unplaced genomic scaffold, iqSchGreg1.2 ptg000994l, whole genome shotgun sequence, one genomic window encodes:
- the LOC126326545 gene encoding uncharacterized protein LOC126326545, whose amino-acid sequence MMSSATGPIPFSDILDKISPYYFAALGIGLATSVSILGSAWGIFTIAPSLLGTASKVPRIKSKNMISIICCEAVAVYGIIVAIVFQSKLEANSKETFSAADYHAGFSLFWGGLQCGLVNLFCGISVGIIGASVAMADAANESLFVKALIVEIFASLLGLFGVILAIILYSLAHFS is encoded by the exons ATGATGAGCTCAGCTACCGGTCCAATCCCTTTCAGCGACATACTTGATAAAATAAGCCCTTACTATTTTGCTGCCTTGGGTATCGGGCTCGCTACTTCTGTATCTATATTGGGTAGTGCATG GGGAATATTCACAATAGCGCCCTCACTTTTGGGCACAGCATCCAAAGTCCCTCGCATCAAATCCAAAAACATGATCAG CATTATCTGCTGCGAAGCCGTAGCTGTCTATGGAATCATTGTAGCGATTGTATTCCAAAGCAAACTAGAGgcaaattctaaagaaacattcagtGCCGCAGATTACCATGCGGGGTTTTCATTGTTTTGGGGGGGTCTCCAATGTGGCTTAGTTAACCTATTCTGCGG TATCTCTGTAGGCATCATCGGCGCTAGCGTAGCCATGGCAGATGCCGCCAACGAATCTCTATTCGTCAAAGCCCTTATCGTCGAAATATTTGCCTCTCTACTCGGACTCTTCGGCGTCATCTTAGCTATCATCCTATACTCTCTGGCTCATTTTTCCTAG
- the LOC126326543 gene encoding N-glycosylase/DNA lyase-like — translation MQVSGTIRIVSSNPLNLANTLPSGQSFRWKLCRSHTWIGVIDNHVISLKQNSPSLISYTAEPCASSEAIKNRLIDYFRLESPPLRELYRQWGQSTKTNHAENHTADINADFKKKAQKLDGLRLLRQDPYECTFCFICSQNNHTKRISSMVETLCNVYGSFIATVDGVDYYAFPKIDQLLRATEPELRGLGFGYRSKYIVESAKIVKENGGETWLRLQKLVPTDVAKLALLSLPGIGHKVADCIALFSMERLDVVPVDTHVWKIAMRYLPKRKKNSSTYQYIADFFKEKFGPYCGWAHTILFAAELKTFQTVMDEDSKVNKSKTKAKKTANL, via the exons ATGCAAGTGTCCGGTACAATTCGTATTGTATCCTCTAACCCCCTCAACCTTGCAAACACCCTTCCGTCTGGTCAAAGCTTCAGATGGAAACTCTGTAGAAGCCACACTTGGATAGGCGTTATCG ATAATCACGTCATTTCCCTGAAACAAAATTCACCCTCTTTGATATCATATACTGCAGAACCTTGCGCCAGTTCAGAAGCTATCAAAAATAGACTCATCGACTATTTTAGATTAGAAAGCCCTCCACTCAGAGAATTGTACCGACAATGGGGTCAATCGACCAAAACTAACCATGCTGAAAACCATACAGCAGATATCAacgcagacttcaagaaaaaagCGCAAAAATTGGATGGATTGAGATTGCTAAGACAAGATCCTTATGAATGTACTTTCTGTTTTATATGTAGCCAAAACAATCATACTAAACGCATTTCAAGCATGGTCGAAACGCTGTGTAAC GTCTATGGGTCATTTATCGCGACGGTTGACGGTGTCGACTATTACGCATTCCCAAAAATTGATCAGCTG CTTCGAGCAACAGAACCTGAATTGCGCGGACTCGGGTTTGGGTATCGCTCTAAATATATAGTCGAGTCAGCTAAAATTGTCAAGGAGAATGGCGGAGAAACTTGGCTCAGATTACAGAAATTGGTACCGACAGACGTAGCTAAGTTGGCACTTCTATCTTTACCGGGCATAGGTCATAAGGTTGCAGATTGTATTGCTCTGTTCTCTATGGAGAGATTGGATGTGGTTCCTGTCGATACGCATGTCTGGAAAATAGCGATGAGATATCtaccaaaacgaaaaaaaaattcatcAACTTATCAATACATAGCAGACTTTTTCAAGGAGAAGTTTGGTCCATATTGCGGATGGGCGCACACAATATTATTTGCAGCTGAattgaagacatttcaaacagttatGGATGAGGATTCTAAAGTCAATAAGTCCAAAACCAAAGCTAAAAAAACTGCCAATTTATGA
- the LOC126326541 gene encoding uncharacterized protein LOC126326541 produces MINTVENAVSSLSVSPTTVDQTIPSTQISPESKSTDQVVSCRVPSIFKEDIIKDLSINDPSQSVLPPLPISFMKRSTRRTETSLSEDGKECSSESLKKLQNQIESSLCIEKKTCPTYFNELINLIQSECNYYSMLKMVSEIYEPCFKNQYIKLKKIMSEQELSTCEYLISQLSVLSRNHFKFLESLKHLIQFQADSSDSLKDDLVSVLKQYTVYLANLPSTFDIFCKSKKVKEFNKLLEECKAKSRSSIDLGEILIFSSSRIQDYERSFSILLVYTNPMSIGYTLFADCLSHIKEASNYISCLKVMMRNQRSTFSFQDQTIEPAVKPLEGLTAKSEISKNMKESPCDVLYEDTMEMRLISADSNHPRISKVKVRAFENIILVAQIDPSGESEAFDLMLPYLEFKIERSEEERSGFRMVSDSRVYVFITDNKAMTDKWVEKVEECTLKLRSTVAKTTYTESQKQTNLNISIIAGRNLIQNCFIPLNLFVRITLDDVIKETKCIENCCFHPVWNERFIYTLKDRYQKTLLVEVKCKQEKEEQTMACAEIALSSLYENVEKNWWVRFMSMNPNIKSPELLVKIVLTSS; encoded by the coding sequence atgatcaacactgtggaaaatgcTGTCTCTTCTTTATCTGTCTCTCCAACCACAGTAGACCAAACCATTCCAAGTACACAAATTTCGCCAGAATCCAAGAGCACTGATCAAGTTGTATCATGCAGAGTACCTTCTATTTTTAAAGAAGACATCATTAAAGACCTATCTATCAACGACCCCTCCCAGAGCGTGTTACCGCCTCTTCCAATCTCCTTTATGAAAAGGAGCACCCGTCGCACGGAGACTTCCTTAAGCGAAGACGGCAAGGAATGTTCCTCAGAGtctctgaagaaattacaaaaccaAATCGAATCTTCTTTGTGTATCGAGAAGAAAACGTGTCCCACATATTTCAATGAACTCATCAATCTGATACAGTCCGAATGCAACTACTATTCTATGTTAAAGATGGTTTCGGAAATATACGAACCTTGCTTTAAAAATCAATATATCAAGCTAAAAAAAATTATGTCTGAGCAAGAACTATCCACTTGCGAATATTTGATATCGCAACTTTCTGTCCTCTCGAGAAATCATTTTAAGTTTTTAGAAAGTCTCAAGCACTTGATTCAGTTCCAAGCTGATTCTAGTGACTCGCTGAAAGACGATTTGGTCTCTGTCTTAAAACAGTATACAGTGTATTTGGCAAATCTTCCATCGACCtttgatatcttttgtaaatccaaAAAAGTAAAAGAGTTCAACAAGCTACTAGAAGAGTGCAAAGCTAAGTCTAGATCGTCTATAGACTTAggggaaattttaattttttcgagCAGTCGGATTCAAGATTATGAGCGCTCGTTTAGTATTCTACTCGTCTACACCAATCCTATGAGCATAGGTTACACCTTGTTCGCTGATTGTTTGTCTCATATTAAAGAAGCATCTAATTATATTTCCTGTCTCAAGGTCATGATGCGCAACCAAAGAAGCACATTTTCTTTTCAAGACCAGACAATCGAACCTGCCGTCAAACCTCTTGAAGGACTCACCGCCAAATCAGAAATATCAAAAAACATGAAAGAGTCGCCCTGTGATGTTTTATACGAGGACACCATGGAAATGCGCCTAATTAGTGCTGATTCAAATCACCCTAGAATCAGCAAAGTGAAAGTGCGTGCTTTTGAAAATATCATACTTGTCGCGCAGATAGACCCTTCTGGAGAGAGTGAAGCCTTCGATTTGATGTTACCTTATTTAGAATTCAAAATAGAACGTTCAGAAGAAGAAAGATCTGGGTTCCGTATGGTCAGCGACAGTAGGGTTTATGTGTTTATCACTGATAATAAGGCTATGACCGACAAATGGGTTGAAAAGGTGGAAGAATGCACATTGAAACTTAGGAGCACTGTCGCAAAAACCACTTATACAGAAAGCCAAAAGCaaacaaatttgaacatttctaTTATTGCTGGAAGAAATTTGATTCAAAACTGTTTTATCCCACTTAACCTTTTTGTCAGAATTACATTAGATGACGTGATAAAAGAgacgaagtgcatcgaaaactgctgttTTCACCCAGTCTGGAACGAACGATTTATCTATACACTGAAAGATCGTTATCAAAAAACTCTGTTGGTTGAAGTTAAATGCAAACAGGAAAAAGAGGAGCAGACCATGGCCTGTGCCGAAATAGCACTGAGCAGCTTGTATGAAAATGTGGAGAAAAATTGGTGGGTCAGATTTATGTCAATGAATCCTAACATCAAATCTCCAGAGCTTCTAGTAAAAATTGTGCTTACGAGTAGCTGA
- the LOC126326546 gene encoding uncharacterized protein LOC126326546 isoform X2 — protein sequence MEETGLSKNILDLIYEPIEAILQELEQLRSSQLNLQSNVKLTSKDILVIDSELEGFKKVPEYVIKLHGIKKDMMEISERASSLVERAKKIKDEKHAQRQKDDERKRQLTAKLSSNLTSNKKS from the exons ATGGAAGAGACGGGATTGTCAAAAAATATACTTGATTTGATTTATGAGCCAATAGAAGCAATTCTACAAGAACTCGAACAACTCAG GAGTTCTCAGTTAAATCTACAGTCGAACGTCAAGTTGACTAGTAAAGACATTTTAGTGATTGACTCGGAGCTCGAAGGG TTCAAGAAGGTGCCAGAATATGTCATCAAGCTCCATGGCATTAAAAAAGACATGATGGAGATATCGGAGCGTGCCAGTTCGCTGGTAGAAAG ggccaaaaaaataaaagatgaaaaacATGCTCAGAGACAAAAAGACGATGAAAGGAAGCGGCAACTGACAGCTAAGCTATCATCGAACCTCACTTCTAATAAAAAGAGTTGA